A portion of the Verrucomicrobiota bacterium genome contains these proteins:
- a CDS encoding YraN family protein — MDPARFIAVLLRRWAQRYRPFSNQRQRASHLRLGRRGEQLAARFLRRHGFKILYRNFRSKFGGEIDLVCRDRTANALVFVEVKTRHSDAFGPPHAAVTPAKQERLLRGARQWLRMLDRPEIVYRFDVVEVVMDDGPSITLIRNAFSVPDSVYY; from the coding sequence ATGGACCCTGCCCGATTCATCGCCGTTCTTTTGCGCCGGTGGGCGCAACGATACCGGCCGTTTAGCAATCAACGCCAACGGGCGTCGCATCTCAGGTTAGGACGGCGGGGAGAACAACTTGCCGCCAGATTCTTACGCCGGCATGGCTTCAAAATTCTGTACCGGAATTTCCGGTCCAAGTTCGGCGGCGAGATTGACCTCGTTTGCCGTGACCGGACGGCGAATGCATTGGTTTTCGTCGAGGTCAAAACCCGCCATTCCGACGCGTTCGGTCCTCCGCACGCCGCCGTTACGCCGGCGAAGCAGGAACGCCTGCTCAGGGGTGCCCGACAGTGGCTGCGCATGCTCGACCGGCCCGAAATCGTGTACCGGTTTGATGTCGTCGAGGTGGTGATGGATGACGGGCCGAGCATCACGCTGATCCGGAACGCCTTCTCTGTGCCTGACTCGGTCTATTATTAG